The window GGAAGTTTCACCGCAGAAAAAAGTTGAATCGAAGGAAGTGAATGCCGCGCAGTTGATCAGTCGCAGCATGGACATTGCCAGTCTGGAAGTGGAAATTGGCGATTCGATTCGCGCCTATGCAGAAATGCCACGGCGGACATTTATTTCCGCCACTACGCGTGAACACAAATACGCGGCCTACATGGACGGCTGGCGCCGCAAGGTAGAAACGCTGGGGAACTTGCACTATCCCGGCGAAGCCCAGCGTCAGCATTTGACTGGCAGTTTGCTGATGGAAGTGGCGCTGAACGCCAATGGCACGATTTATAGCGTGGAGATTAAACGCTCTTCGGGGTACAAAATTTTGGATGATTATGCCATTCAGGTAGTGCGTGATGCGTCGCCCTATCTGCCATTCCCCGAAGCCATACGCAAGGACACCGATGTGCTGCATATTACTCGCACTTGGAAATTTTTGGGTGACAGCAATGTCGTCAGCCAATGAGCTTACGACTTGCTGTTTACTAGGGACTCCCTGATACTTAACCTCATGACGGATACTGTGAATTTAACTAACCATTTTTTAATCGCGATGCCATCGCTGGATGACCCGAATTTCTATCACAGCGTGACGTATATTTGTGAACACAGCGAACAAGGCGCGTTGGGGCTGGTGATCAACCGGCAAACCGACATCAGCCTGGGTGAGGTGTTGTCGCAAATGGATCTGGAATGGCCGGAGCAATCGCTGGCAGATCAGATCGTGTTGCTGGGCGGGCCGATCGAGCAGGAGCGCGGTTTCATTCTGCACTCGCCGGCGGGCGATTGGGATTCCAGCATTCGCATCACCGATGACCTGGCCTTGACTACCTCGCTGGATATTCTCGAAGCGATTTCTGAAGGCTATCGGCCGGACCGGTTGCTGATTACCCTGGGCTATGCCGGTTGGACAGCGGGACAACTGGAGCAGGAAATGGTGGCCAATGCCTGGCTGACCGGCCCGGCGGACCCGAAGATTTTGTTTGATCTGCCCATTGAGCAGCGCTGGGAAGCGGCTGCGCGCAGTGTGGGTGTGGATCTGTCCCGTTTGTCCAGCGATGCTGGTCATGACTGAGTTTGCTGTCAGGCATGTCAAAAAAACCAATCCACCGTGTTCTCGGATTTGACTATGGCCGGTTGCGCATCGGCGTGGCGGTGGGGCAGACCCTGACGGCGAGCGCCAGTCCGCTGTGTGTGCTCAAGGCACGTGACGGCCAGCCAGTGTGGGACGAAGTCGAAGCGCTGCTCAAACAATGGCAACCCGATGCGTTGATTGTCGGCAAGCCCATGCACATGGATGGCAATCCGCACGAGGTCACTGTCGCCGCCACCAAGTTTGGCAATCGGCTGCATGGGCGTTACGGCCTGCCGGTGTTCATGGTCGATGAGCGCCTGAGTTCGGTGGAGGCCGAGGAACAACTGCGTGATTTGTCAGACCGCAAACGCAGTGGAAAAATAGAACTCGATAGTATGGCCGCCAAGGTGATTGTAGAAACCTGGCTGGCACAGCAACAAGGAAATGAATCAGCATGACACAACAATACGACGTTGAAGCGCTGCTTCGGCAAATGACCGTTGAACTGAAATCACTGTGCAGTGATGTGTGTGAGCACGAGCCAGTGATGATAGGCATACACACTGGTGGCGTGTGGGTGGCTGAACGGCTGCATGAAGCGCTGGGTTTGAACCAGCCCTTGGGCAAACTCAACATCTCGTTTTATCGTGATGACTTTACCCGTATCGGCGTGCATCCGCAGGTTAGTCCGTCCAATTTGCCATTTTCGGTGGAAGACCGCTGCATCATTCTGGTGGACGATGTGCTCTACACTGGCCGCACCATTCGGGCGGCGCTCAATGAAATTTACGATTACGGTCGTCCGGCGCGAGTGATTTTGGCGACGCTGGTGGATCGGGGTGGCCGTGAATTGCCCATTCAAGCCGATGTGGTCGGTGCGCGTATGGTATTGGGTGCGCATGAGCAGGTAAAATTGTCCGGTCCTGAACCGCTACAACTGGCGGTCGTCACCAAACCTAACTCCAATTGAAGGTCCTTGCATGAGCTACAGGCATAACATCCAGCTGAACGAGGATAAAAAGCTCAGGCATTTTCTCTCCATCGAAGGACTCAAGCGTCAGCATTTGGTGGAGATCATGGACACGGCCGAGGGGTTTAGCTCGGTTGCCGAGCAGTCGGTCAAAAAGGTGCCGCTGCTGCGCGGAAAAACCATCGTTAACTTGTTTTTTGAAAACAGCACCCGTACTCGCTCAACCTTCGAGCTGGCTGCCAACCGTCTTTCCGCCGACGTGCTGAATCTGGATATCAGCACCTCAGCGACCTCTAAGGGCGAATCCCTGCTTGATACCCTGGCCAACATGGAAGCGATGCAGGTCGACATGTTCGTTGTGCGTCATTCCACCAGCGGTGCGGCGCACTTTATTGCCCAGCACGTGCCCAAGCACGTCAGCGTAATCAATGCCGGCGACGGCGCACACGCCCATCCCACCCAGGCGATGCTGGACATGTTCACCATTCGTCGCCATTTCGGTGAATTTGCACCGCTGAACGTGGCCATCATTGGCGACATTTTGCACTCACGAGTGGCGCGTTCGCAGATTCATGCGCTGACCACGCTGGGGGTGAACGAAGTGCGGGTGGTTGGACCAAAAACCCTGATGCCGCGCGGCATTGAGCAAATGGGTGTGCACGTGTATCACGATCTGCGCGCCGGCCTGAAAGATGTCGATGTGGTGATTGCGCTGCGTCTGCAAAAAGAGCGCATGAGCGGCGCGTTTATTCCCAGCGAAAAAGAATTTTACAACTCCTACGGTCTGACCGACGAAACCATGACCTACGCCAAGCCGACCGCCATTGTGATGCACCCTGGGCCGATTAATCGTGGGGTGGAAATCGCCTCCTCGGTGGCCGATGGTCCGCAATCGGTGATTTTGAAACAGGTGACCAACGGTGTCGCGGTGCGCATGGCGGTGATGTCCATGTGCATGGGCAATGTCGCGGCGAGAGGGGCGGTGTAATGAAAATTGCGATTTTGGGTGGCCATCTGCTGGACCCCGCCAATGGCGTGGATGGGTTGCTGGATCTGTACGTTGCCGAAGGCAAAGTGGTGGCGGTGGGCGCGAAGCCCGATGGTTTTGTTGCCGATCAGACCATTAACGCCAAAGGGCGGGTGGTGTGTCCGGGTCTGATTGATTTGCAGGCACGTTTGCGCGAACCGGGTCAGGAAGTCAAAGGCACCATCGCCAGCGAAACTGCCGCAGCGGCCAAGGGCGGAATTACGACGGTGGTGTGCGCGCCGGATACGTCGCCCATCGTTGAAGGGCGTGCAGTGGTGGAATCCATTCTGGCCCGTGCAGCACAGGCTGGCCAGGCGCGAGTACACGTGGTGGGCGCGTTGACCCTGGGGCTGAAAGGCGAACAGCTGGCGCCGATGATCGGCCTGAAAAAAGCCGGTTGTGTCGCGGTCAGCAATGGCTTGAAGCAAGTGACCAACACCGAAGTGATGCGCCGGGCGATGGAGTATGCAGCCAGCGTTGATATGCCGGTGATGCTGTTTTCCGAAGACCCCTGGTTGCGTGGTTCCGGTGTGGCTCACGAAGGCTCAGTGAGCTCACGACTGGGGTTGACCGGTATTCCGGTGATTGCCGAAACCATCGGTGTGTCGCGCGACTTGGCGTTGATTGAACAAACCGGCGTACGCGCGCATTTTCTGCATATTTCCGGTGACAAGGCGGCGCGCAAAATTGCGCGGGCTAAGCACGATGGTCTGCCAGTGACTGCCAGCGTGACCGCGCATCATCTGCACATGACGGAAATGGATTTAGGGGACTTTAACGTCAACGCCCACGTTCGTCCGCCACTGCGCAGTGAGCGTGATCGTGATGGTTTGCGCCAGCGTTTGGCCGAGGGGGTGATTTCGGCGATTTGCTCGGATCATCAGCCGCACGATTCAGACGCCAAGCTGGCACCGTTTGCCGAAACCGAACCGGGCATTTCCTCGCTGGAAACCTTGCTGCCACTGAGTTTGCGTTTGGTGCACGAAGAAGTGCTGAGTCTGTCGCAGATGGTTGCCAAGCTGACGGCAGAACCGGCCCGCATTTTGGGGCTGGACTCCGGGCATCTGGCAGTTGGCGCCTGTGCCGATGTGTGCGTGTTTGATCCCGAAAGCTACTGGACGTTTGATCTGGCGCAACTGCGCAGTCGCGGTAAGAACTCGCCGTTTTTGGGCTGGGAATTCCGTGGCGGTCAGGTGCATGCGACCCTGCTGGCGGGCAACGTGGTTTACCAGCATTCGGCGTGATGATGCAGCTGACTTGGCAATCCACCCAAACGCTGGCCAATGGTGCCAGCGTTTTGCGTTTTAATACGGCGACAGACACCTTGTGGCAGCCAGGCGATCGCCTGCGTTTTGCCGGTTGTGATTGGGCCCTGCCGGTGATGCGCTCGGCGGCTCGCTGGGTGGAGTGCCTGTCGCGCCAGGCCGTTCCGCCGTCACTGTCCTCGAATTTACCCCAAGCAGTGGAGCTGCTGGCCGCGCAGCGCTGGCAGCAGCCGACGACCGGCGCGGTCCTGGTGCTGGCCGACGAGGCCGGCATGGCGACGGCGATACACGCGGCGCAATGCTGGTTCCATGGTCAGCGCCAGGCATTGGTGCTGTTGCAGTTGTCTGCGGCAACGCCGTTTTCGTTGCGGCCTTCCCAGTTCATGGTGCAGGGACTGCCACCGGGGGTGATTGCGGCGGCGCCGCTGCTGGAGGATTGGGGGATCGCCTCGCGCATTGCGAGCGAGGACGACTTGCCGGGATGTTTTTCTGGATCGGTGTTGGGCCTGGCACAGCATTGGCTGGGCAACCAGCGCGGAGATGTCCATGTGTTGGCGGCCGGCGGTGAGGAATTACGAACTGCACTGGAGGGGATTGGCGAATGGCAATATTCACATCAGGACTGATCTGCCGATATGGTTGAACAACAGCAGGTCGAGGGTACAGAGATGAGTGAGCTGGTTCTGCGTTGGTTGCGAACACAGGCACGCTTGCGCCAGGCATTGGCGGTCGCAGGTCGTGGTGCCGAAGATGCGATGTTGTTGGCGGTAAGCAAGCGCCATCCCGCCAGTGCCATTGCTGAATTGTTTGAGGCGGGGCAAGCCTGTTTCGGCGAAAGCTATTTACAGGAAGCCCTGGACAAACAGGCCGAGTTGGCCGATTTGCCGATTGAGTGGCATTTCATCGGCCCCATACAGTCGAATAAAACCCGCGCCATTGCCAGTCAGTTCACCTGGGTGCACAGCGTAGAGCGGGTCAAAATTGCGCAGCGTTTGAGCGAACAGCGCCCAGTGGACATGGGCGAACTGAATATTTGTTTGCAGGTGAACATTAGCCGCGAAGCGAGCAAATCCGGCTTTCTCCCCGAGGAATTGATGGCGGCGGCAGAAAAAATCAGCAAACTGCCGCGACTGAAAATGCGTGGTCTGATGGCAATCCCGCGTGACGAAGATGATTATCAGCGCCAACGGGAACCCTTTCGGCAGTTGGCCGAGTTGCAGCAGCAACTGAATGACGAGCTGGGTTTGCAGCTGGATACCTTGTCGATGGGTATGTCTGGCGACCTGGAGGCGGCGGTGAAGGAAGGAGCGGCCATCGTGCGGGTGGGGACGGATATTTTTGGGGCTCGCCAATAATTGCGTTAGACTTTATTTTTCAACGCATTTTTGGGTGAACGGCAATGCAGATAGGCAAAATTGGATTCATTGGCGCGGGTAACATGGCCTCGGCGATTATTGGTGGCTTGATCGCCTCCGGTTGCAAGCCGACGGACATTTGGGTCAGTGATGTCGATGAGCGCAAGCTGCAGGATCTGCAGCAGCGCCATGGTCTGCATGTGGCCAATGACAACGCGCAGTTGCTGGAAAAAGTGGACGTGCTGCTGCTGGCGGTCAAGCCGCAGATCATGAAGTCCGTCCTCAAGCCGCTGGCGCCACAGGTGCAGCAGCGCAAGCCGCTGGTGATCTCGGTCGCGGCAGGCTTGCCGACGGCGGATTTGTCGCGCTGGTTGGGCGGAGAGGTGGCGCTGGTGCGCACCATGCCCAATACGCCAGCCCTGGTTCGCAGCGGGGCGACGGCATTGTTTGCCAACGAGCGGGTGACAGCGCATCAGCATGAAGTGGCCGAGAGCATTATGCGCGCCACTGGCTTGGCGCTATGGGTTGAGCAGGAATCGCAGATGGATGCGGTGACGGCGTTGTCGGGCAGCGGTCCGGCGTACTTTTTCCTGTTGATCGAAAGCATGCAGAAAGCCGGCGAACAGTTGGGGCTGGAGGCCGAGACCGCACGTCTGCTGGCGCTTCAGACAGCCTTTGGTGCGGCGAAGCTGGCGCTGGAGGCGGACGACGGCGCAGCGGCGTTGCGCGCCAAGGTGACTTCGCCAGGTGGAACCACCGAGCAGGCGATTAACGTGTTCATGCAGCGCGGTATGCCGGAGATGGTCGCGGCAGCGATGACGGCGGCGGATCAACGGGCACAGGAACTGGCCAAA of the Gammaproteobacteria bacterium genome contains:
- the pyrR gene encoding bifunctional pyr operon transcriptional regulator/uracil phosphoribosyltransferase PyrR; translated protein: MTVELKSLCSDVCEHEPVMIGIHTGGVWVAERLHEALGLNQPLGKLNISFYRDDFTRIGVHPQVSPSNLPFSVEDRCIILVDDVLYTGRTIRAALNEIYDYGRPARVILATLVDRGGRELPIQADVVGARMVLGAHEQVKLSGPEPLQLAVVTKPNSN
- the ruvX gene encoding Holliday junction resolvase RuvX; the encoded protein is MSKKPIHRVLGFDYGRLRIGVAVGQTLTASASPLCVLKARDGQPVWDEVEALLKQWQPDALIVGKPMHMDGNPHEVTVAATKFGNRLHGRYGLPVFMVDERLSSVEAEEQLRDLSDRKRSGKIELDSMAAKVIVETWLAQQQGNESA
- a CDS encoding YqgE/AlgH family protein, whose product is MTDTVNLTNHFLIAMPSLDDPNFYHSVTYICEHSEQGALGLVINRQTDISLGEVLSQMDLEWPEQSLADQIVLLGGPIEQERGFILHSPAGDWDSSIRITDDLALTTSLDILEAISEGYRPDRLLITLGYAGWTAGQLEQEMVANAWLTGPADPKILFDLPIEQRWEAAARSVGVDLSRLSSDAGHD
- a CDS encoding aspartate carbamoyltransferase catalytic subunit, which gives rise to MSYRHNIQLNEDKKLRHFLSIEGLKRQHLVEIMDTAEGFSSVAEQSVKKVPLLRGKTIVNLFFENSTRTRSTFELAANRLSADVLNLDISTSATSKGESLLDTLANMEAMQVDMFVVRHSTSGAAHFIAQHVPKHVSVINAGDGAHAHPTQAMLDMFTIRRHFGEFAPLNVAIIGDILHSRVARSQIHALTTLGVNEVRVVGPKTLMPRGIEQMGVHVYHDLRAGLKDVDVVIALRLQKERMSGAFIPSEKEFYNSYGLTDETMTYAKPTAIVMHPGPINRGVEIASSVADGPQSVILKQVTNGVAVRMAVMSMCMGNVAARGAV
- the proC gene encoding pyrroline-5-carboxylate reductase, which translates into the protein MQIGKIGFIGAGNMASAIIGGLIASGCKPTDIWVSDVDERKLQDLQQRHGLHVANDNAQLLEKVDVLLLAVKPQIMKSVLKPLAPQVQQRKPLVISVAAGLPTADLSRWLGGEVALVRTMPNTPALVRSGATALFANERVTAHQHEVAESIMRATGLALWVEQESQMDAVTALSGSGPAYFFLLIESMQKAGEQLGLEAETARLLALQTAFGAAKLALEADDGAAALRAKVTSPGGTTEQAINVFMQRGMPEMVAAAMTAADQRAQELAKQLGAD
- a CDS encoding dihydroorotase, whose translation is MKIAILGGHLLDPANGVDGLLDLYVAEGKVVAVGAKPDGFVADQTINAKGRVVCPGLIDLQARLREPGQEVKGTIASETAAAAKGGITTVVCAPDTSPIVEGRAVVESILARAAQAGQARVHVVGALTLGLKGEQLAPMIGLKKAGCVAVSNGLKQVTNTEVMRRAMEYAASVDMPVMLFSEDPWLRGSGVAHEGSVSSRLGLTGIPVIAETIGVSRDLALIEQTGVRAHFLHISGDKAARKIARAKHDGLPVTASVTAHHLHMTEMDLGDFNVNAHVRPPLRSERDRDGLRQRLAEGVISAICSDHQPHDSDAKLAPFAETEPGISSLETLLPLSLRLVHEEVLSLSQMVAKLTAEPARILGLDSGHLAVGACADVCVFDPESYWTFDLAQLRSRGKNSPFLGWEFRGGQVHATLLAGNVVYQHSA
- a CDS encoding YggS family pyridoxal phosphate-dependent enzyme, with the translated sequence MSELVLRWLRTQARLRQALAVAGRGAEDAMLLAVSKRHPASAIAELFEAGQACFGESYLQEALDKQAELADLPIEWHFIGPIQSNKTRAIASQFTWVHSVERVKIAQRLSEQRPVDMGELNICLQVNISREASKSGFLPEELMAAAEKISKLPRLKMRGLMAIPRDEDDYQRQREPFRQLAELQQQLNDELGLQLDTLSMGMSGDLEAAVKEGAAIVRVGTDIFGARQ
- a CDS encoding TonB family protein, with translation MTSSLHYNWEALELPRDRLGLMILAATALHALVIFGVSFGINQEESKTPQVPSIEVTLVNSQSKNAPENAHYVAQANQEGGGNTDEKVRPETMFPSLLPKDSAELTSPNPPAMSPPSPSNPRVEVMTVAKAPHKWTSEVSPQKKVESKEVNAAQLISRSMDIASLEVEIGDSIRAYAEMPRRTFISATTREHKYAAYMDGWRRKVETLGNLHYPGEAQRQHLTGSLLMEVALNANGTIYSVEIKRSSGYKILDDYAIQVVRDASPYLPFPEAIRKDTDVLHITRTWKFLGDSNVVSQ